One part of the Ziziphus jujuba cultivar Dongzao chromosome 2, ASM3175591v1 genome encodes these proteins:
- the LOC125422289 gene encoding disease resistance protein Roq1, with product MLKLREQRTLYLNATSFKKLKSLWLLIFANVVFSTAIEYLPTELRLINLPAYQFPTLPFNAGPKQLVIVNMAHNHIHQLDKGFKNFERLKVLNFSRSKFLRKIPDLSTAPNLESLYVNHCASLVEIHESVGFLAKLVTLEAQHCKNLSTFPSNLVSKCFRKLDFQGSSRLKIFPNILEKMVFLTSVNLSGTRIKELPSSIDHAVDSSCCA from the exons ATGCTGAAGTTGCGTGAGCAGAGAACTCTGTACCTGAATGCTACATCATTCAAAAAACTGAAAAGTCTATGGCTACTTATATTTGCTAATGTAGTCTTTTCTACTGCCATTGAATACCTTCCAACCGAGTTAAGGTTAATTAATTTGCCTGCATACCAGTTTCCTACTTTGCCCTTCAATGCCGGTCCAAAACAACTTGTTATAGTGAACATGGCACATAATCATATCCATCAACTTGACAAAGGATTCAAG aattttgaaagattaaaaGTTTTGAACTTTAGTCGCTCTAAATTCTTAAGAAAAATTCCTGACCTGTCAACGGCGCCAAATCTCGAGAGCTTATATGTTAACCACTGTGCAAGTTTAGTTGAGATCCATGAGTCTGTTGGATTTCTCGCCAAGCTGGTTACATTAGAAGCCCAACACTGCAAGAACCTTAGCACTTTTCCAAGTAATCTGGTGTCCAAATGTTTTAGAAAATTGGACTTTCAAGGCTCCTCGAGACTCAAAATCTTTCCTAACATTCTTGAAAAAATGGTATTTTTAACAAGTGTAAATCTATCCGGGACGAGAATAAAAGAGTTGCCTTCCTCAATTGATCATGCAGTGGACTCAAGTTGTTGCGCTTAA